The genomic stretch AGCATCATGCTGCTATTCCCGCAAGTACTGAACAAGCATGGGATGTGAATATCACACTCCTAAATAAATGAATTGCTCAATTTCCTGTGACCATCTATACATCCTCCATCTTCAGAAAGTGTATCAGTATTCTATCATAGAGGAGATAGTGGTCTGTTTTCCAATATGCATGACATCTCTGGACAAGACAATTGTGACACCAGCACTTATTTCCATGAAGAAAAACTTTGTGGTTTTATGGCATTCATCATTTGACAAATGCACCTATTTTCCTTATCAATCAGCTCTTACTGAACTTACTCGCAGTGACTGTGGAATCCTTAAGGGCCCATTAAATTTCTGAAGAAGAAAGCTAAGATGAAGGACATGCCACTCCGAATTCATGTGCTACTTGGCCTCGCTATCACTACACTAGTACAAGCTGTAGATAAAAAAGCGGATTGCCCACAATTATGTACATGTGAAATCAGGCCTTGGTTTACACCCAGATCCATTTATATGGAAGCATCTACAGTGGATTGTAATGATTTAGGTCTTTCGAGTTTCCCAGCCAGATTGCCTGCTGACACACAGATTCTGCTCCTACAGACTAACAATATTGCAAAAATTGAATATTCCATAGACTTTCCAGTAAACCTTACTGGCCTGGACTTATCTCAAAACAATTTATCCTCAGTCACCAATATTAATGTAAAAAAGATGCCTCAGCTTCTTTCTGTGTATTTAGAGGAAAACAAACTAACTGAGCTGCCTGAAAAATGTCTGTCTGGACTGAGCAACTTACAAGAACTCTATATTAATCACAACTTGCTTTCTACAATTTCACCCGGAGCCTTTATTGGCCTACATAATCTTCTTCGACTTCATCTCAACTCAAATAGATTGCAGATGATCAACAGTAAGTGGTTTGATGCTCTTCCCAATCTGGAGATTCTGATGATTGGGGAAAATCCAATCATCAGAATCAAAGACATGAACTTTAAGCCGCTTATCAATCTTCGCAGCCTGGTTATAGCTGGTATAAACCTCACGGAAATACCAGATAATGCCTTGGTTGGACTTGAAAACTTAGAAAGCATCTCTTTTTACGACAACAGGCTTATTAAAGTGCCCCATGTTGCTCTCCAAAAAGCTATAAACCTCAAATTCCTGGATCTAAATAAAAATCCCATTAATAGAATACGGAGGGGTGATTTCAGCAATATGCTACACTTAAAAGAGTTGGGAATAAATAATATGCCTGAGCTGATTTCCATCGACAGTCTTGCGGTGGATAACCTGccagatttaagaaaaatagaagctACAAACAACCCCAGGTTGTCTTACATTCACCCAAATGCATTTTTCAGACTACCCAAGCTGGAATCACTCATGCTTAACAGCAATGCCCTTAGTGCCCTGTACCATGGAACAATTGAGTCTCTGCCAAACCTCAAGGAGATCAGCATACACAGCAATCCTATCAGGTGTGATTGTGTCATCCGCTGGATTAATATGAACAAAACTAACATTCGATTTATGGAGCCAGACTCACTGTTTTGTGTGGACCCACCTGAATTTCAAGGACAAAATGTTCGGCAGGTGCATTTCAGAGAAATGATGGAAATATGTCTCCCTCTTATAGCTCCTGAGAGCTTTCCTTCTAATCTGGATTTAGACACTGGGAGCTATGTTTCCTTGCATTGTAGAGCTACTGCAGAGCCACAGCCTGAAATCTACTGGATAACACCTTCTGGTCAAAAACTCTTACCTAATACTCTGAAGGACAAGTTCTATGTCCATTCTGAAGGCACACTAGATATAAATGACATAACCCCAACAGAAGGGGGTTTATATACTTGTATAGCAACTAACCTTGTTGGTGCTGACTTGAAGTCTGTTATGATCAAAGTGGATGGTTCTTTTCCCCAGGATAACAATGAatccttaaatattaaaataaaagatgttcagGCCAATTCAGTTCTGGTGTCTTGGAAAGCAAGTTCTAAAATTCTCAAATCCAGTGTTAAGTGGACAGCCTTTGTCAAGACTGAAAATGCTCATGCTGCCCAAAGTGCTCGAATACCATCTGATGTCAAGGTATATAATCTTACTCATCTGAACCCATCAACTGAGTATAAAATTTGTATTGATATCCCCACCATCtatcaaaaaaccagaaaacaatgtgTAAATGTCACCACAAAAGGTTTGGACCCTGatcaaaaagaatatgaaaagagtAACACCACCACATTTATGGCCTGCCTTGGAGGCTTTCTGGGGATTATTGGTGTCATATATCTTTTCAGTTGCCTCTCCCAAGACATGAACTGTGATGGTGGACATAGCTATGTGAGGAATTACTTACAGAAACCAACCTTTGCATTCAGTGAGCTTTATCCTCCTCTAATCAACCTCTGGGAAGCAGGCAAAGAAAAAAGTACAGCACTGGAAGTGAAAGCAACTGTTATAGGTGTGCCAACAAATATGTCCTAAAAACAACTAAGTAAACCTACttcaaagaaaatcttaagaCTGCACCTATGcttgaaaaaagacaaaagcagagaaaTATTACTTTCTAGAAAGAAGTTTAAGCTTCACCAATGCTGCTCCTGACCAAGGGAAATATGTACAAGTTCAGCATTTTAATTACCTGGCTTCAAAGGGTACTGTGGcaaccaaataaaataattccattttctagaaCTTTCATGTAACTTTTATGTCTGGACTACAGTTAAAGTGGACaaaaacatttctgtattttttttaagtatataagaGTAGTTGAACTGAGCAATACCTCCTCCTGTGTTGTATTACACATATTAGCCACGAGTTTTTGCAGTGACTAGATAACTTGAATTGACACGTGGTgtaataaaatggacaaattctgtAGAGTAGACACAGTGAGTATgtgggtctcttttataagaaaaaaaatacattttggattAAAATCAAttgcttttgtcttgtttttgtttctaaataaagaataatttctgGGAAATGTCATCTGATCAAGTGTCATTTAAatgacagcattttttaaaactgtttttctaTAATGAAATTTGGAATGCTAAGACACTTTTATTGGGTTCTGTAATTACATATTTGTAATGTACAAGAATGAATTTAGGACATTTTATCTGTATTGAAaggcaataacaacaacaacaacaacaacaacaacaacaacactctATTTAACCCTTTATTGACAGAAACAAATCCTCAGGGATATCATGCAATCACTTAAATACTTTCTTAACAAGCAACTTTTGGAGTGGATTTAATTGTTAAGTTCACATAATGTAAATCCAATATCTGAggaactgaaaattttattttaataattagtaGTACCTCAACTGTAAGCTGCTTGCTTTGCAGAAAATATTGCCAAATTTTGGCAGGACTTAGGATTTAGGTCTAATTTTCAAATCTCTGATTCTGAATATTTAGTGTGCTTCACTGCAGtaagaagaaaatgatataaCAATTTGCTGTGTTTCAAATCTAACAACCAAACACATTGCACAAGAACCCAAAAGAGGGAGGTTTATATACTTGCATAGCAACTTACCTGGTTGGTGCTGACTTGAAATCTGCTATGATCAGAGTGAAGGGTCCCCAGGATGACCAtaagttttagaattttagaagACTAGGATATTCCAAGAgtaggattttaaaattttactttaaacatATTAGATATTTGGTAGAGTATGCTTATCAtgttcaattttataaaattctcccttttattttgttcACCATCATACAAAAATGACATAAATCAGATGATTCCAGAGTGTAACAAAATTTAAGAGGATAGTTTtgataataaacagaaaaagctTCAAAGACTAATTTAGAGTAAAGGGAAAAGATTTAGTTCTCTATGACTATATTTAAGACACCTAAAAAACACagcttaaaaaaatcactgaagtgCCAAAAACATTACTAATCACTTAAAGATctaaaataggaaatataaagaTTTCACTTGGAGAAAATAACCAAAGTATTTCAGGGTTTTAAGTCATATTTCCAAACAAAGACCCACAgtcctaaaaaataaatgcatttgtgTACAAAAAGAATAtcctgaaacaataaaaacctTCTAAGATAATAAGCCATACTTTTTATAGGCAAATCGCTTACCTCTACAAAGCAATAAGGCTTCCATGTTAATTGCTGCTTTGCCTGTTCATAATGAAGTGTTTAACTTTTCTTACAATAGCTTGCTGCATGTTATCAACATGTCACTGGTCTGTGAACATTTCCAGCCCGTAGCCATATCAATTTATTTGTTAATGCAGACATTTGCTTTTATGATAGCCTTGACAGTTTCTAATTAAATCCTGCTGTTTTTGACAAAGTGGAAGGTAATTGTTATGAactctttaaaacaaaaggacaaaCTGTGTTAATtttaacacataaataaatataaaacttgcTAATTCAATGTGTTTCCCAAACACAAATTTTACAATCTGATGAATCACTATCAGACAGAGGCTGACATTAGAATTTATCAGGAAGGCATGCTCATACATCATGAGATGTTTCAGCACCATGGACAGAGCTTTTTAGAGCCAGGCTATTTGTCAAAAATATAGGAGCTGAAATATGACCTATTAGGAGGCAGGTATTGCATAGGTCAGCAAGAACTTTCTCAGGTATCTTGTATGTTTCTTTTAAACCTATCTGCCCGAAGAACTATAACAAACATAGCAGAAAGCTTAAAATGCATTTCAAGCtacatttttcttagaaaaattgtAGCAAATAAGCACTCTGAATAGTTACCTAACAGTGGACAATGAAATGAAGTATTTTTGTTACAGCCAAATAAATACAGATGCTCAAAGAAAATCATGATCCTATTTACTTCCTTAAAATTTAATCTAAATTGCCAATGAGAGTAAAAAGACATTTGCTTCAATAACAAGAACAGCATTTCCTTCTAAACCTCACATAAAATTAAGCACTAGTCAGAATACTCAAAGCATGTAACTTACACTTTGGTGATACTATATGGATGCAATGGCAAACTTTACCTATAACAAATAAAACTCTAAAGTTTATATCTCTGTGAATGTCAACGGATCTTCTCACCTTGCATGGAGAAAAACactttttcacaaaaatatttaaaaatttttaaaatttgatttgagagacagcacatgtgcacaagcagggtaggggcaaaagaagagaaagagagagagagaatctcaagcaggcttcaggcccagcacagagcccaatgcggagctcagtcccatgaccctgggatcttgacctgagccgaaagtgtAAGCCggatgctcagttgactgagccacccaggcaaccctttacaagaatgattttaaaataattatatgcttTATAACTTATACTATGTAATAAAACTTACATATACTATGTAATAAAACTTATACTATGTAATAAAATTCAAATCTTCTGAAGATAAGCATGCCCCGTTGAATACAAGTGACGTATGAAAACAATGCAGAGCAAAATGTGTCTTTGTTAGCAAAGGTAATCAACAATATGCTGCCAGTCATGTGCTGACAATTTTGcctagaaagaaatgaaattcatttaTGGTGTCTCTATCTATCTTTTGATActtgttttaattcttaaaattttattttaattagataaAAGGTTTTTAAGCAAAATTACATATCAGCAAGCAtaagtttaaaattataattcCTTAGTCTATTTGTTAAACTGTAATTTTTTTGGTTACcctctataaatatttactgtatggCTATTCGTCACTGGAAAAACAGAAGTGAACAGGACATATTTCCCACCACTTAAGAGACTTATATTCTACTGGATTACATACTGGTTATATATCACTGCTTTCAGAAGTATGTGTTAATTAGGTTACCTAGTAAGAGTCCCAGTTTCAATCTATACTTTCACAGAATAACAATACTCAAAATATCATGTTTTATTCTTGCTCTAAAAGGTTTTACTTATTATACTTTGATATGAGAATTTAATTCAAATTTATTATAGGctttaatgcacacacacacacacacacacaccagcctgaATCTATATCTAAATTGGTTAAATCAAGAGTCATGTCTACCAACTATgagcaaaaaatttaaaattttatagattATTCTTTCATATGAAAAAATCAGAAGAGATATGTCATTAACTAATAAAgctaacaataaaaacaatgaaaggtTTAAAACTATGTGTTTGCTAAAGCAAGGGAAAATTCCAATGAAATACCTCACAGCTGCCACAagtgtcaggaaaaaaaatctcattgtaTATATCACTATTAAACAAAATCTTCAGCTTCATCCCAATGTTGGCAGTTTAGGAGATATGTAATAATGAACAGTGATTAAATTGCGGTTGCATTTTCTTTGATCCaatctccctgctctctctctctctctctctctctctctctctctccctttctctaataCTCTCCTTcccacacaaaaaaatataataaataagtataCTTCCCAACAAAGTATAATAAATTAGTAaaggtttttttaagtgtatagttgcCAGATACGTTTACTATATCAAGCATCCCAAATGGTCATAAACTACAATGATCTCTTCCACCACATTCTCAGATGGTAATATTCTCACCCTTAGTTCTACAGTCCCTATTCTATATCATTTTACCCTGACTAATACATTGTTAACTAGGTCATTGCTTGGGATCATGGCAGTATGTTAGTGGAATGAAAGAACCATGCCTAGAATCAAAATGCACTAATCAGCACCGTGgagctctggaaaaaaaaactgattccaGTTTCAACACAATAGTGGCTGCTTCTGTgtgttcatttgtaaaatgagggctCTATCTATTATTAAGGGTGACTACCACTTTGATTTATCTTATTCCTCTGaagcaagggaaaaataaaaacaccatttgTACACaggaataaaatgacaaaatcagAGTTAATTCTGAAAGTCATAATCCATATATCCAGTCCTAAGAAAAATCATTAatagataaatgtttaaaaaagaatattgcaGTGAAATATAGATTATTTCCAAAATCTatcctaaacattttattaattatataacaaAGGTGCCCTTGAATTGAGTAGTAAGCATTCAGTAGGCTTAGGTAAGAAGATCATATGAACCAGAACacaattcatttttattcctaCTGAAAATAGACAGGCCCACAGAGATTTGAATTTACTATTCTGATTCACTTTAAAGCTATCTTTGAAATTAGCCATACAGTCAATACCAACTAAGGGGTTAGATACATCACAGATATATCAATACAACTTTCTCTTAAGAGCAAACTGAGGTATTCAAATAAGTaataaattcagagaaaatactatatatgatttcaaaataattgcAGAGTGGCCCAAAGTAACAAAGCATAGCACAGAGAGTTATGGTTGACCTTGGCAAGTCTTTCAGAAGAATGAACT from Prionailurus viverrinus isolate Anna chromosome A2, UM_Priviv_1.0, whole genome shotgun sequence encodes the following:
- the LRRN3 gene encoding leucine-rich repeat neuronal protein 3, with product MKDMPLRIHVLLGLAITTLVQAVDKKADCPQLCTCEIRPWFTPRSIYMEASTVDCNDLGLSSFPARLPADTQILLLQTNNIAKIEYSIDFPVNLTGLDLSQNNLSSVTNINVKKMPQLLSVYLEENKLTELPEKCLSGLSNLQELYINHNLLSTISPGAFIGLHNLLRLHLNSNRLQMINSKWFDALPNLEILMIGENPIIRIKDMNFKPLINLRSLVIAGINLTEIPDNALVGLENLESISFYDNRLIKVPHVALQKAINLKFLDLNKNPINRIRRGDFSNMLHLKELGINNMPELISIDSLAVDNLPDLRKIEATNNPRLSYIHPNAFFRLPKLESLMLNSNALSALYHGTIESLPNLKEISIHSNPIRCDCVIRWINMNKTNIRFMEPDSLFCVDPPEFQGQNVRQVHFREMMEICLPLIAPESFPSNLDLDTGSYVSLHCRATAEPQPEIYWITPSGQKLLPNTLKDKFYVHSEGTLDINDITPTEGGLYTCIATNLVGADLKSVMIKVDGSFPQDNNESLNIKIKDVQANSVLVSWKASSKILKSSVKWTAFVKTENAHAAQSARIPSDVKVYNLTHLNPSTEYKICIDIPTIYQKTRKQCVNVTTKGLDPDQKEYEKSNTTTFMACLGGFLGIIGVIYLFSCLSQDMNCDGGHSYVRNYLQKPTFAFSELYPPLINLWEAGKEKSTALEVKATVIGVPTNMS